One window from the genome of Pyxicephalus adspersus chromosome 6, UCB_Pads_2.0, whole genome shotgun sequence encodes:
- the LOC140332414 gene encoding LOW QUALITY PROTEIN: keratin, type I cytoskeletal 19-like (The sequence of the model RefSeq protein was modified relative to this genomic sequence to represent the inferred CDS: substituted 1 base at 1 genomic stop codon), translating into MVSPCLQKQGRAYRLGGXSYRAPSVHGGSGGKGISISKHAHTSAHSSGHGSSFSHHALFNVNEKQTMQHLNDRLASYLDKVRSLEQQNAQLERNIQEWYERNQPRTLPDFSSFFRIIQDLQGQISSTSVENARIVLEIDNARLAADDFRNKYEMEHQLRRNAEADVNGLRMLLEELNRDICNLQAQVGNLQEELQQMKRNHEEEVRALQAQLGARVNVEMDAAPSADLNRTLSEIREQYETLMERNMREVETIFQQRTEELNSEVASGSEQLQSVQTEVIDLRRTIQTLEIELQSQLSLKSALENTLAETEATFGAQLAQLQCLINGVESQLAQIRSDLERQNQEYKILMDQKTHLEMEIATYKRLLDGHDIQISPHNESSPSDQQHSPPSP; encoded by the exons ATGGTTTCTCCATGTCTCCAGAAA caaggtcgggcttatcggttaggtggttaaag CTATAGAGCCCCCAGTGTACATGGAGGATCAGGAGGCAAAGGAATCTCTATCTCCAAGCATGCTCATACCAGTGCTCACAGCAGCGGCCATGGAAGCAGTTTCAGCCATCATGCTCTGTTCAATGTAAACGAGAAACAAACCATGCAACACCTGAATGATCGCCTGGCTTCCTACCTGGACAAAGTTCGCTCTCTGGAACAACAAAATGCTCAGCTGGAGAGAAATATCCAGGAGTGGTATGAGAGGAACCAGCCCAGGACTTTGCCTGACTTCAGTTCTTTCTTCAGGATCATTCAAGATCTTCAGGGCCAG ATTTCCTCAACTTCCGTGGAAAATGCCAGGATTGTATTAGAAATAGACAACGCTCGTCTGGCAGCAGATGACTTTAGAAACAA GTATGAAATGGAACACCAGCTGAGACGCAATGCTGAGGCTGATGTGAATGGACTTCGTATGCTTCTGGAGGAACTGAACAGGGACATATGTAATCTGCAGGCACAAGTAGGAAACCTCCAGGAGGAACTGCAGCAAATGAAGAGGAACCATGAGGAG gaagTAAGGGCTCTCCAAGCTCAGCTGGGTGCCAGGGTCAATGTGGAAATGGATGCCGCTCCATCAGCCGATCTAAATAGAACCTTGTCTGAGATCAGAGAACAGTATGAGACCTTGATGGAAAGGAATATGAGGGAAGTGGAAACAATTTTCCAACAAAGG ACTGAAGAACTGAATTCTGAAGTTGCATCTGGTTCTGAACAACTCCAATCTGTACAAACCGAGGTCATTGACTTGAGACGCACCATCCAAACCCTGGAGATTGAACTGCAAAGCCAACTGAGCTTG AAATCTGCTCTGGAGAACACATTGGCAGAGACAGAAGCCACATTTGGGGCCCAACTtgcccagttacaatgtttgatCAATGGTGTAGAGTCTCAGCTGGCCCAGATCCGATCTGACCTGGAACGTCAAAACCAGGAATACAAGATCCTGATGGACCAAAAGACNCACCTGGAGATGGAGATTGCCACCTATAAACGCCTTTTGGATGGTCACGATATCCA GATCTCACCACACAATGAAAGCTCACCATCTGACCAGCAACACTCACCACCATCACCATAG